One Zeugodacus cucurbitae isolate PBARC_wt_2022May chromosome 3, idZeuCucr1.2, whole genome shotgun sequence genomic region harbors:
- the LOC114803554 gene encoding angiopoietin-1, translating to MSSYIQRLRFVYAILIFYGYIFGCKTQTVREINNTTNVTVEEIRTNDGQTIQITTTMEETHIEDTIGETILSNEFKNTFKNNSGSNRTSSTGSAIKGLTRTRTDSDSNSNIQVIKQEKSQKTLEQVKASCVSNTDSIETFKLPGWPPFDVRCIGDAKGKCPWAVILERKSPTDNFDFGWPQYRNGFGDLNAGNGYFVGLQNLYALTQYQKQELYISKRFEKEDLVKEEYANFQIGDESVYYAVLSLSVLNNSTMIRHLQVASKFTTKDRHVDERLAVCPRNLGMGWWYSDKCLQSTKLRSVWAYVKAPTIMAVRPNKCQNGKFVNNLMR from the exons ATGTCTTCCTATATTCAGCGGCTACGATTTGTTTACGCAATTCTCATATTTTACGGTTACATTTTTGGTTGTAAAACACAAACTGTGCGAGAAATCAATAATACAACCAATGTGACCGTGGAAGAGATACGTACAAATGATGGCCAAACAATTCAAATTACCACCACTATGGAAGAAACTCACATCGAAGATACAATAGGTGAGACAATCTTaagtaatgaatttaaaaatacattcaaaaacAACAGCGGTTCAAATAGAACCAGTTCGACGGGAAGTGCGATAAAAGGCTTAACCCGAACCCGTACGGATTCGGATTCGAATTCGAATATACAAGTTATTAAACAGGAAAAATCACAGAAAACATTGGAACAAGTAAAGGCCAGTTGTGTCTCGAATACTGATTCAATAGAAACTTTCAAGTTACCTGGTTGGCCACCATTTGATGTACGTTGCATCGGTGATGCGAAAGGCAAATGTCCGTGGGCGGTGATTTTGGAGCGCAAATCTCCCACAGACAATTTCGATTTTGGCTGGCCACAATATCGTAACGGTTTCGGTGATCTCAACGCAGGGAATGGCTATTTTGTGGGTTTACAGAACTTGTACGCTCTGACGCAATATCAAAAGCAAGAATTATATATTTCGAAGCGTTTCGAGAAGGAGGACTTAGTGAAAGAGGAGTATGCGAATTTTCAAATTGGTGATGAGAGCGTCTACTATGCGGTATTAAGCTTGAGCGTGCTTAATAACAGTACAATGATTAGACACCTGCAAGTTGCTTCGAAATTCACCACAAAAGATCGACATGTCGACGAGCGGTTAGCGGTATGCCCAAGAAATTTGGGCATGGGTTGGTGGTATTCCGACAAATGTTTACA ATCTACCAAGCTGCGTAGCGTATGGGCTTATGTTAAAGCGCCGACCATTATGGCTGTGAGACCAAACAAAtgtcaaaatggtaaatttgtaaataatcttATGCGGTGA
- the LOC105208476 gene encoding angiopoietin-related protein 7 isoform X2, which yields MFFLQRGFVTIVTFSILILIYTDTVSCDSQQASENPSDELNSFVTVLAEYMLNHTDEVSSRFIKDEQTIKEVLQKQTELNKEINVTPRSCAEILPNLSAGNSGIYNITPLNMSPFEVFCLTDPKGGCGWTLVWRRNEINDDFNRTWAEYRNGFGELTDNFFIGLDKLYALTIAEPQQLRMGIKYGSNNWELDIFDEFVVGNVCTQYELVITNPQNKRRIFKRLNKRAHFFTKDLSSSSKNEECAKAMGMGWWYTDDCKNYLKSRVYYRYINSPTYMVIRPQSCDIKN from the exons ATGTTTTTCCTGCAACGTGGTTTCGTGACAATCGTGACATTTTCAATTCTAATTCTTATATACACTGACACGGTTTCCTGCGACAGCCAACAAGCTTCAGAAAACCCGTCAGATGAGCTTAACAGTTTTGTCACCGTGCTCGCTGAATATATGCTAAATCACACCGATGAAGTGAGCTCTCGTTTTATaaa AGATGAGCAGACCATAAAGGAAGTTCTACAAAAGCAGACTGAAttgaataaagaaattaatgt TACGCCACGCAGCTGCGCGGAAATTCTGCCAAATCTGTCTGCTGGCAACAGCGGTATCTACAATATAACACCACTAAATATGTCACCATTCGAGGTGTTTTGTCTCACCGATCCGAAAGGTGGTTGTGGCTGGACACTGGTTTGGCGACGCAATGAAATAAATGACGATTTCAATCGCACTTGGGCGGAATACCGTAACGGTTTCGGTGAATTAACGGATAATTTCTTCATTGGCTTGGACAAGTTATACGCTTTGACCATTGCCGAACCACAACAGCTACGTATGGGTATTAAATATGGTTCGAATAATTGGGAGTTGGATATTTTCGATGAATTTGTAGTCGGTAATGTGTGTACACAATACGAGTTGGTCATCACGAATCCACAGAACAAAAGAAGAATTTTTAAACGTTTGAACAAACGGGCACATTTCTTTACTAAGGATTTGTCAAGCTCGTCGAAAAATGAAGAATGTGCGAAGGCGATGGGTATGGGTTGGTGGTACACAGACGATTGCAAAAA tTATTTGAAATCACGCGTATATTATAGGTACATAAATTCACCGACTTATATGGTTATACGTCCGCAGAGTTGCGATATTAAGAACTGA
- the LOC105208476 gene encoding angiopoietin-related protein 7 isoform X1 — translation MFFLQRGFVTIVTFSILILIYTDTVSCDSQQASENPSDELNSFVTVLAEYMLNHTDEVSSRFIKDEQTIKEVLQKQTELNKEINVHHTTTTNADEISTPRSCAEILPNLSAGNSGIYNITPLNMSPFEVFCLTDPKGGCGWTLVWRRNEINDDFNRTWAEYRNGFGELTDNFFIGLDKLYALTIAEPQQLRMGIKYGSNNWELDIFDEFVVGNVCTQYELVITNPQNKRRIFKRLNKRAHFFTKDLSSSSKNEECAKAMGMGWWYTDDCKNYLKSRVYYRYINSPTYMVIRPQSCDIKN, via the exons ATGTTTTTCCTGCAACGTGGTTTCGTGACAATCGTGACATTTTCAATTCTAATTCTTATATACACTGACACGGTTTCCTGCGACAGCCAACAAGCTTCAGAAAACCCGTCAGATGAGCTTAACAGTTTTGTCACCGTGCTCGCTGAATATATGCTAAATCACACCGATGAAGTGAGCTCTCGTTTTATaaa AGATGAGCAGACCATAAAGGAAGTTCTACAAAAGCAGACTGAAttgaataaagaaattaatgt CCAtcatacaactacaacaaatgctGATGAAATTAGTACGCCACGCAGCTGCGCGGAAATTCTGCCAAATCTGTCTGCTGGCAACAGCGGTATCTACAATATAACACCACTAAATATGTCACCATTCGAGGTGTTTTGTCTCACCGATCCGAAAGGTGGTTGTGGCTGGACACTGGTTTGGCGACGCAATGAAATAAATGACGATTTCAATCGCACTTGGGCGGAATACCGTAACGGTTTCGGTGAATTAACGGATAATTTCTTCATTGGCTTGGACAAGTTATACGCTTTGACCATTGCCGAACCACAACAGCTACGTATGGGTATTAAATATGGTTCGAATAATTGGGAGTTGGATATTTTCGATGAATTTGTAGTCGGTAATGTGTGTACACAATACGAGTTGGTCATCACGAATCCACAGAACAAAAGAAGAATTTTTAAACGTTTGAACAAACGGGCACATTTCTTTACTAAGGATTTGTCAAGCTCGTCGAAAAATGAAGAATGTGCGAAGGCGATGGGTATGGGTTGGTGGTACACAGACGATTGCAAAAA tTATTTGAAATCACGCGTATATTATAGGTACATAAATTCACCGACTTATATGGTTATACGTCCGCAGAGTTGCGATATTAAGAACTGA
- the LOC105208475 gene encoding angiopoietin-related protein 3-like isoform X2: MMLSDTVRSLVLLAILLVPVSTEAVDEISARNNSTNLRRTLRNRMRNPNSTVTSNLDTNNAVRAVNKRFDTDRNRMKDILKNDEANLNETKLNDNSTDVERESRNNFVNGLENVGDGSKAYRDVELKSNGAKSINISLASIAGGQKTFENQIDISKNATESKSDNTTISKSGIENENDNPTISKSDRESKNDNTTISKSNIQSENDNLTNATSEYEVGNVDIFTSSLKTKTENKNETKISKTVTASGGNRMSELRSKFLSGLPNRNIEPTNASTIVIGPKQLDDFKTNFQNSPKFRDTIFEPVLTTVIKTKSILKDDTLVTVTEKSFLFYRDQTELPNVSKVTNTTIYKNTERFEENNAKTMRFIPDPFDPSEIFASKRGGDENLPGSCAELMKQNVDISNGVATIYVLGYGPTDVYCFADPTGTGCAWTVFMRRVNIGDSFNRNWQEYKQGFGDPDQSFFLGLDRIYAQTSDRRQELGIFTKFESNDIEVEKYVHFVLGGEETGYRVEELGAFSKTSAICRLTRFSKFSTQDVDNGFQYDKCAQALGMGWWYSKRCKNAIKLSGVRAYINAPTIMGIRPRGCQA, encoded by the exons ATGATGCTTTCTGATACTGTCCGCAGTTTGGTTTTACTTGCTATACTGTTAGTTCCTGTGAGTACGGAAGCAGTGGATGAAATCAGCGCAAGGAATAATTCAACAAATTTGCGGCGCACTTTAAGAAACAGAATGAG AAACCCAAATAGCACTGTGACATCAAATTTGGATACTAATAATGCAGTAAGGGCAGTAAACAAGAGGTTTGATACAGACCGTAATAGAATGAaggatattttgaaaaa cgACGAAGCTAACTTAAATGAGACAAAATTGAACGATAATTCGACTGATGTTGAAAGAGAAAGCAGGAACAATTTTGTTAA TGGCTTAGAAAATGTAGGAGATGGAAGTAAAGCGTATAGAGATGTGGAATTGAAAAGCAATGGCGCGAAATCCATTAATATTTCACTGGCTTCGATCGCTGGAGGGCAGAAAACATTTGAAAACCAGATAGATATTTCGAAAAATGCAACCGAAAGCAAAAGCGATAATACAACAATTTCAAAAAGTGGTATAGAAAACGAAAACGATAATCCAACGATTTCCAAAAGTGATAGAGAAAGCAAAAACGATAACACAACGATTTCTAAAAGTAATATACAAAGCGAAAACGATAATTTAACGAATGCAACAAGTGAATACGAAGTCGGaaatgttgatatttttacAAGTAGTTTGAAAACcaaaaccgaaaataaaaacgaaacgaaaatttcaaaaaccgtTACTGCTAGCGGAGGCAATAGAATGTCAGAATTAAGGAGCAAATTTTTAAGTGGATTACCAAACAG aaatatagaaCCCACTAATGCCAGTACAATTGTTATTGGACCAAAACAACTTGACGACTTTaagacaaattttcaaaattcaccgaaatttag AGACACGATCTTTGAACCCGTATTAACAacggtaataaaaacaaaaagtattttGAAAGATGACACATTGGTAACGGTTACAGAGAAGAGCTTTCTGTTTTATCGCGATCAAACGGAGCTGCCGAATGTTTCAAAAGTAACCAATAcaacaatttacaaaaataccGAACGGTTCGAAG aGAACAACGCGAAAACAATGCGTTTTATACCCGATCCTTTTGATCCGAGTGAAATATTTGCTTCAAAGCGTGGCGGTGATGAGAACTTGCCCGGTAGTTGTGCGGAGCTCATGAAGCAAAATGTCGATATCAGCAATGGTGTAGCTACCATATATGTTTTGGGTTATGGACCAACTGACGTGTATTGCTTTGCAGACCCTACGGGTACGGGTTGTGCATGGACTGTCTTTATGCGTCGCGTAAATATTGGTGATTCATTTAATAGAAATTGGCAAGAATATAAACAAGGTTTCGGCGATCCGGATCAAAGTTTCTTTCTGGGACTCGATCGTATTTATGCGCAAACAAGTGATAGGCGACAAGAATTGGGTATATTTACGAAATTCGAATCCAACGATATCGAAGTGGAGAAGTATGTCCACTTTGTATTGGGCGGTGAAGAGACGGGCTATAGAGTAGAGGAGTTGGGCGCATTTTCGAAAACCTCTGCTATATGTCGGCTAACGCGGTTTTCGAAGTTCTCTACGCAAGATGTGGACAATGGCTTTCAGTATGATAAATGTGCACAGGCGCTCGGTATGGGCTGGTGGTATTCGAAGAGATGTAAAAA CGCTATTAAATTAAGTGGAGTTCGTGCGTATATAAATGCCCCCACAATAATGGGAATACGACCAAGGGGCTGTCAAGCTTAA
- the LOC105208475 gene encoding angiopoietin-related protein 3-like isoform X1 has protein sequence MMLSDTVRSLVLLAILLVPVSTEAVDEISARNNSTNLRRTLRNRMRNPNSTVTSNLDTNNAVRAVNKRFDTDRNRMKDILKNDEANLNETKLNDNSTDVERESRNNFVNGLENVGDGSKAYRDVELKSNGAKSINISLASIAGGQKTFENQIDISKNATESKSDNTTISKSGIENENDNPTISKSDRESKNDNTTISKSNIQSENDNLTNATSEYEVGNVDIFTSSLKTKTENKNETKISKTVTASGGNRMSELRSKFLSGLPNRNIEPTNASTIVIGPKQLDDFKTNFQNSPKFRDTIFEPVLTTVIKTKSILKDDTLVTVTEKSFLFYRDQTELPNVSKVTNTTIYKNTERFEGAENNAKTMRFIPDPFDPSEIFASKRGGDENLPGSCAELMKQNVDISNGVATIYVLGYGPTDVYCFADPTGTGCAWTVFMRRVNIGDSFNRNWQEYKQGFGDPDQSFFLGLDRIYAQTSDRRQELGIFTKFESNDIEVEKYVHFVLGGEETGYRVEELGAFSKTSAICRLTRFSKFSTQDVDNGFQYDKCAQALGMGWWYSKRCKNAIKLSGVRAYINAPTIMGIRPRGCQA, from the exons ATGATGCTTTCTGATACTGTCCGCAGTTTGGTTTTACTTGCTATACTGTTAGTTCCTGTGAGTACGGAAGCAGTGGATGAAATCAGCGCAAGGAATAATTCAACAAATTTGCGGCGCACTTTAAGAAACAGAATGAG AAACCCAAATAGCACTGTGACATCAAATTTGGATACTAATAATGCAGTAAGGGCAGTAAACAAGAGGTTTGATACAGACCGTAATAGAATGAaggatattttgaaaaa cgACGAAGCTAACTTAAATGAGACAAAATTGAACGATAATTCGACTGATGTTGAAAGAGAAAGCAGGAACAATTTTGTTAA TGGCTTAGAAAATGTAGGAGATGGAAGTAAAGCGTATAGAGATGTGGAATTGAAAAGCAATGGCGCGAAATCCATTAATATTTCACTGGCTTCGATCGCTGGAGGGCAGAAAACATTTGAAAACCAGATAGATATTTCGAAAAATGCAACCGAAAGCAAAAGCGATAATACAACAATTTCAAAAAGTGGTATAGAAAACGAAAACGATAATCCAACGATTTCCAAAAGTGATAGAGAAAGCAAAAACGATAACACAACGATTTCTAAAAGTAATATACAAAGCGAAAACGATAATTTAACGAATGCAACAAGTGAATACGAAGTCGGaaatgttgatatttttacAAGTAGTTTGAAAACcaaaaccgaaaataaaaacgaaacgaaaatttcaaaaaccgtTACTGCTAGCGGAGGCAATAGAATGTCAGAATTAAGGAGCAAATTTTTAAGTGGATTACCAAACAG aaatatagaaCCCACTAATGCCAGTACAATTGTTATTGGACCAAAACAACTTGACGACTTTaagacaaattttcaaaattcaccgaaatttag AGACACGATCTTTGAACCCGTATTAACAacggtaataaaaacaaaaagtattttGAAAGATGACACATTGGTAACGGTTACAGAGAAGAGCTTTCTGTTTTATCGCGATCAAACGGAGCTGCCGAATGTTTCAAAAGTAACCAATAcaacaatttacaaaaataccGAACGGTTCGAAGGTGCAG aGAACAACGCGAAAACAATGCGTTTTATACCCGATCCTTTTGATCCGAGTGAAATATTTGCTTCAAAGCGTGGCGGTGATGAGAACTTGCCCGGTAGTTGTGCGGAGCTCATGAAGCAAAATGTCGATATCAGCAATGGTGTAGCTACCATATATGTTTTGGGTTATGGACCAACTGACGTGTATTGCTTTGCAGACCCTACGGGTACGGGTTGTGCATGGACTGTCTTTATGCGTCGCGTAAATATTGGTGATTCATTTAATAGAAATTGGCAAGAATATAAACAAGGTTTCGGCGATCCGGATCAAAGTTTCTTTCTGGGACTCGATCGTATTTATGCGCAAACAAGTGATAGGCGACAAGAATTGGGTATATTTACGAAATTCGAATCCAACGATATCGAAGTGGAGAAGTATGTCCACTTTGTATTGGGCGGTGAAGAGACGGGCTATAGAGTAGAGGAGTTGGGCGCATTTTCGAAAACCTCTGCTATATGTCGGCTAACGCGGTTTTCGAAGTTCTCTACGCAAGATGTGGACAATGGCTTTCAGTATGATAAATGTGCACAGGCGCTCGGTATGGGCTGGTGGTATTCGAAGAGATGTAAAAA CGCTATTAAATTAAGTGGAGTTCGTGCGTATATAAATGCCCCCACAATAATGGGAATACGACCAAGGGGCTGTCAAGCTTAA